The sequence AATGAAACAGCGTTCCGGTACCCTGAAACCAATGGCCGAAACAACGTTTGCCGATCTGGTGGCTGAAGTCCTTGACAACCTTCCACCCGTCTTTGCTCGTTACCTGGAGACGGTTGAGATCGTTGTAGCACCGCGCCTGAGCCGTGAGCAACGGCGTGCCCTTGGGCTGCGTCCCTGGCAGACCATCTACGGTCTCTACGAGGGTGTGCCAATCACCGAACAGCAATCTGGGGAAATTGTGCCACCGGCTATCATCACCATTTTCCAGGAACCACTGGAGCGCGATTTTCGCACCAGAGCAGCGCTGCGCGCCCAGATACGCCGCACAGTGCTCCACGAAATTGCCCACCATTTTGGTATCAGCGATGAACGACTCCGCGAGCTAGATGCCTACTGATGGGTTACAGCCATCCATCGCTTTGACAGCATGAGGTCGCACGTGCGCATTGGCACCATCATCACTGGAATAATCTACCTGAGTGCGCTAGCAACTGCTGGATTACTCCTTTGGCAAACGCTACAGATGTCAAGCACACTCATTACCCTCCCAAC comes from Chloroflexus sp. Y-396-1 and encodes:
- a CDS encoding metallopeptidase family protein, whose product is MKQRSGTLKPMAETTFADLVAEVLDNLPPVFARYLETVEIVVAPRLSREQRRALGLRPWQTIYGLYEGVPITEQQSGEIVPPAIITIFQEPLERDFRTRAALRAQIRRTVLHEIAHHFGISDERLRELDAY